The stretch of DNA AAACATTCCATCAGTCCATAGCATGCTGTCATTCGCAATATCCCATTCCCAGAATCCAGTCCTGGACGCTTTAGCAGCCGTGTTCAGCATTCGCTGACGCGTCTGCAATTCTTTCTCTGTATGCTTCAGATTGGTTATATTATCAAAAGTGATCACTACGCCGTCAATTACGTTGGTTGCTGTTCGATACGGCTGCACACGCATGGAATATGTTCGCCCATCCGAACTCGATACTTCACGCTCGATGGAATTTAGGTCCTTCAGGACATGTGTGGTCACCGAATCCAACTCCAATTTCACCAGATTAGAGGATAAGTCTCGGATCGGTCGCCCGATATCACTCCCGGCGAGGGGGAAAATACCCGTCATCTTCGGTGTAAATCGCCTGATGCATGTTTCAACATCCAGAAACAGCGTGGCAGTACCAGTACAATCCAGCAGGTTCTTGATATCATCGTGCGCTTTGCTGAGCTCCTCGATGCGGCCCTGCAGCTCGGCATTGACAGTAACGGATTCCTCATTCAGAGACTGGAGTTCCTCTTTCGACGTTTCCAGCTCCTCGTTTGTACTCTGCAATTCTTCATTGGTAGATTGGAGTTCTTCGTTTGTGGATCTGAGCTCCTCGTTAGAGGTCTGCAGTTCTTCAATAGTGGTTTGCAGAGATTCTTTTGTGTGCAGAAGTTCCTGCTCCAGTTCCTCCGCTGATATTCTCTTGACTTTGGCCGTCCCGTGCCTGGTCTTCAGAGTCACTGTCTTCGGTGCAGATATTTCATTGAATGTGATCATCATGAGGCCGGGAAGTTGACCATCCTCGATAAGGGGCTTGACTGTCAGATCGACGGACAGTAGCTTTCCATCGGATTGCACTCGAACGCCTCTGCATTCTACCTGTCGCCTATGCTGTGTGACTTGGCCAATTGCCTCATTCAATTTTGCCTTAAGTCCTTGGCGTGCCATTTCCACTATGTTAAGGCACGCCTTTCCTTCAGCCGGTTCGAGGTAGCGACCTGTCCGACCATGGAAGTACACCACATCGAGAGCATTGTCAACTATCGCACAGGGCAGTGTGTCACTCTGTCGAAGGATGGTCTCAGCGAGCTGAAGAGAGCTCAACTCCTCTGCTTGCCGAATCGACGCCGAGCCGACAGAATCAGCCGGATTAATCGACGGAGTGATCAATCGGAGCTCTCTGGCCGCTTGGCCTGTTATAGTCGTCGTCTTGCGGCGGTATATCTTCCACTTCTTATCCAGAGGGGCGAAGAGATCGGTCGCTTGACCAGTCGTCTCAGAAGTACCGAGGAAAAGATATCCGTTGGATTTGAGGCTGTAGTGAAATATAGGAAGCAGTTTACGTTGTAGTTCCGGTCCAAGGTATATCAACAGGTTCCGGCAGCAGAGTAGATCCACTTTGGTGAATGGTGGATCCTTGATAACATCCTGCGTGGCAAACACCAGCATTTCGCGAATAGCCTTCTTGATCCTGTACCTGCCGTCATCATCCTTTGTAAAGTGGCGCCGGAGCCGTTCAGGATCGATATCTGCGGAGATGCTCTCCGGGTACACGCCCTGACGTGCCCGGTCTATCGCATCTTCGTCAAGATCCGTACTGAATATCTGTACGTTAGGATGCGCATCGGTCTTCTGTATATGCTCGTGAAACAGGATACCGACAGAGTATGCCTCCTCGCCGCTGCTGCAACCAGGCACCCAAACACGGGCTGTGTAGTCATCAGGCTTATCAGAAAAAATGCTCGGAAGAACAGTATTTGCGAGAACCTCGAAGGCTTGGGGATCCCTGAAGAAGCTGGTTACGCCGACCAATAGTTCCTTAAACAGACTCCAGGCTTCACGGTCGCTTTCCTGCAGGAATCGCACATAGTCGGCCACTTTGCCTATCTGGTGAAGATTCATCCGTCGCTCAATTCGACGACGGGTCGTATTTGCCTTGTAGAGTGAAAAGTCGTGGCCGGTTCGAGCGCGGAGGATGATGCATATTTTTTGGAGCGCCTCAGGAGACTTTGTCATTTCCGTTATGGTATCTGGGACAGATATGTCCGATTCATGTTGGACATACTCTAGCAGACTTGAGGGCATCTTCTCGGGGGACAGAATGTAGTCTGCAACGCCGGCGGAGATGGCGCTTCGTGGCATCCCGTCGTATTTTGCGGACTCCTCCGACTGCACCATTGTCATACCGGTTTCGTCTTTGATAGCTTTCAACCCCAGAGTACCATCGGTGCCTGTGCCGGAGAGGATTATGCCAACAGAGTCGGAGCCTTGGTCCTGAGCCAGCGAGCGGAAGAAGCTGTCAATCGGCAGGTTTACACCTCGGGGCTCTGTCATCTCCAGCAAATGTAACACGCCCCTCAGGATGCCCAGATTTCGGTTCGGTGGTATTACATATACTCTATTGGGTTTTACAACGGTTCTGTCGCTCACCTGCTCGACTTTCATCTTCGTTTGCTTCTGAAGCAGTTCCGGTAGAAGGCTGACGTGAGAGGGATCCAGATGGGCGACCAAAACGAATGCAATACCGGGCTCATCAGGCACAGCACGGAAGAAGGTTTCAAACGCCTCAAGCCCCCCTGCTGACGCTCCTATTCCGACAACTGGAAAGGCGGCGCCTGATCGCCTTGCAGGTTGGGTCTCTCTCTTCTTCGGCACTTCAGATATCTTTGCAGCTTCCCTGCCGGAAGACTTGCTCTTCTTAGCCAACTTTTTCATAGTCAGATCGTTCGAACGCTTCTTCGTAGATACGGATTTCTTCTTCTGACGAGAGTTCCCAGCCTTCTTTTCTGTCGCGGGCATGCATGCCTCTAGTCCCGGTGATGTCGCTTGTGTCTGTTTCCATAAAAAGTATACATAGTGGCATTGACGATGTCAACAATTTTCGGTTGGTTTAGTTCTGCTGGTGTGGAGGGGTGATTTCGAATATCTGCAAACGGGGACCATATGGACTCTAATGATTCCCCGCGCGCGATTGGTGGATTCTGTACAGATGATTGGACCCGCGAATCTCTATGATCCGCGGGTGCTTTGTGCTGACCTCTCTCAAAGGCTTTGAGATACTGTCGCGAAATGCCTTATTTCGAGAGGTGTTTCAAGAGAAATAACATATTTCACCACCTGGTCCAGCAACGGCAATGCGCGCTACTTTTTCAGAAGGGCTATCTGTCCGGCGTGGTAGGCATCGTGCTGAGCCGTGCCATGAAATGTGGCATAGTAGGAAGAAAATCCCTC from Candidatus Zixiibacteriota bacterium encodes:
- a CDS encoding PAS domain-containing protein, which produces MPATEKKAGNSRQKKKSVSTKKRSNDLTMKKLAKKSKSSGREAAKISEVPKKRETQPARRSGAAFPVVGIGASAGGLEAFETFFRAVPDEPGIAFVLVAHLDPSHVSLLPELLQKQTKMKVEQVSDRTVVKPNRVYVIPPNRNLGILRGVLHLLEMTEPRGVNLPIDSFFRSLAQDQGSDSVGIILSGTGTDGTLGLKAIKDETGMTMVQSEESAKYDGMPRSAISAGVADYILSPEKMPSSLLEYVQHESDISVPDTITEMTKSPEALQKICIILRARTGHDFSLYKANTTRRRIERRMNLHQIGKVADYVRFLQESDREAWSLFKELLVGVTSFFRDPQAFEVLANTVLPSIFSDKPDDYTARVWVPGCSSGEEAYSVGILFHEHIQKTDAHPNVQIFSTDLDEDAIDRARQGVYPESISADIDPERLRRHFTKDDDGRYRIKKAIREMLVFATQDVIKDPPFTKVDLLCCRNLLIYLGPELQRKLLPIFHYSLKSNGYLFLGTSETTGQATDLFAPLDKKWKIYRRKTTTITGQAARELRLITPSINPADSVGSASIRQAEELSSLQLAETILRQSDTLPCAIVDNALDVVYFHGRTGRYLEPAEGKACLNIVEMARQGLKAKLNEAIGQVTQHRRQVECRGVRVQSDGKLLSVDLTVKPLIEDGQLPGLMMITFNEISAPKTVTLKTRHGTAKVKRISAEELEQELLHTKESLQTTIEELQTSNEELRSTNEELQSTNEELQSTNEELETSKEELQSLNEESVTVNAELQGRIEELSKAHDDIKNLLDCTGTATLFLDVETCIRRFTPKMTGIFPLAGSDIGRPIRDLSSNLVKLELDSVTTHVLKDLNSIEREVSSSDGRTYSMRVQPYRTATNVIDGVVITFDNITNLKHTEKELQTRQRMLNTAAKASRTGFWEWDIANDSMLWTDGMFDIFGVDKATFQPTLERQIEFVHPDDSEIMSKEAIEEYKKQSNYELTHRIIERDAGETKYIRVWGEVSFDATGEAISMVGTVQDITQTKTLELQLREVQARWTTLTEFSTDHLLFLDVRGLIQFVNRPFLGLPRDRMEGYPLYDFIPSRHKSKVRKILSRVGETGESESYVFEFKVKNRQTRMFEGRIGPVVADGAIIGLTISVTDIADSERSEMS